The Paenibacillus amylolyticus genome contains the following window.
ACCTTCCTGATGACAGGCACCCTGCTGTTCCAGAAATGCCAACTCCTCACCCGATGTGGCTCCGCGTTCAAGCAATTGATGAGCTACCTTTCTGACCTGGGATGGCCGAAATAGACCTTCCATATCCCCGATATCCATCCACATTCGAACGCTGGGTATGGGGATGTCCGCTGGCAAGCGATACATGTTTTCTTCCATCAGCCCGCTTTCCGATGTTTCGTCCAGCTGCACATCCACATAGAACGGCGACATCATGATCAGTTTTCCAAAAACATCCGGATGTCGCATCCCCATGTGCAATGTACAGAGTGCCGCGGCAGATGAACCCAACAGTCCGGTATCCTCCTTGTCCGGCAACGTCCGGTATCGATGATCAATGATCGGCTTGAGTTCATGAATGATAAAATGCTCATAGGCGATGCCTGAGCATCCCACACTCACGGCCTCTCTCTCCGGGGCGATGAAGTGATAGAATTCGTTGTGCGTGACTGGACGGACATGCGTAATGCCGACAATAATCAGTGATTCAATCTGCCCGGAAGAAATAAGACCGTCTGCTGCCTGATCGATATTCCATGTTTCATTGCCTGGCCCGGACGGACCAAAAGCCCGCTGCCCTGCATGAACGTACAGAACCGGATAACGCCGAGCTGTATGCTCATGGTAACCGGGCGGGAGATACACATAAATGTTGCGGATATTGCCCAGCCGTGATGCCTGAATGCCTTCCAAACATTCGATGACAGAATGGGTACTCAACGATCATCAACCGCCTCTCTTCTCCCGATTCGACTGCATAATACAAATAACCCCGCCTCAGAAGAGACGGGGTTGTCCCAAAACACACGTGCGTGTCCCGGGATACATAGCCCTTATATTGTGAATCTGCGAATAGTTTAAATCCCCGGACATGCTTTTGTAAACATAAAAATAGAAAATAAATGCTCCCAAAAAAGTTATTGACATAAGATCCAATATTTCTTACGATAGCGATGTGATCATAACTCGAGGGCCATGCTTTTAAACCAGAGCGGTTTAGGACAACCCCGGTAACTCCCGAAGGAGATGCCGGGGTTGTTGGCGTGTCAAAAGGAGGGAAGTCTCAATCCACTGCGTATCATTCCATTATATTGAAAGCGCTATTATTCATGAAACAGGTTGGTTGTTTATCTAAACTACTACATTCACGAGAAGGGTGGATTACTATGTTTCAAATGGCCAAACGCGTACTCCTCAGCACTACACTGACCCTCAGTTTACTTGCAGGGGGCGCACTTCCCTATATGCCTGCTTCCGCGATCCATGCCGATGCGGATACCGCGGTTACCAACAAGCAGAACTTCAGTACAGACGTCATCTATCAGATTTTTACGGACCGTTTCCTGGACGGCAATCCTTCCAACAATCCCACCGGAGCTGCCTACGATGCCACTTGCAGTAACCTGAAGTTATATTGCGGAGGCGACTGGCAGGGTCTGATCAACAAAATTAACGATAACTATTTCAGCGATCTGGGCGTTACGGCATTGTGGATCTCCCAGCCAGTTGAGAACATATTCGCCACGATCAACTATGGCGGTGTGATCAACACGGCGTATCACGGTTACTGGGCACGTGATTTCAAGAAGACCAATCCTTACTTCGGAACCATGGCTGATTTTCAAAATCTGATTTCCACCGCTCATGCCAAAGGCATCAAGATCGTCATTGACTTTGCACCGAACCATACGTCTCCTGCCATGGAAACCGATACGTCCTTTGCTGAGAATGGCAAGTTGTACGATAATGGTAATCTGGTTGGCGGATACACGAATGATACAAATGGCTATTTCCATCACAACGGCGGCTCCGATTTTTCCTCCCTGGAAAATGGTATCTACAAAAACCTCTATGACCTCGCAGACTTGAATCATAATAACAGTACGATTGACCAATATTTCAAGGATGCAATCAAGCTATGGCTTGATATGGGCGTGGACGGCATTCGTGTTGATGCGGTGAAACATATGCCTCTCGGCTGGCAAAAGAGCTGGATGTCCTCCATCTATGCACATAAACCTGTATTCACCTTTGGTGAATGGTTCCTGGGATCTGCTGCATCCGATGCGGATAACACGGAATTTGCCAATGAATCCGGGATGAGCCTGCTTGATTTCCGCTTTAACTCTGCCGTACGGAACGTCTTCCGGGATAACACATCCAACATGTATGCCCTCGATTCGATGATTACAGGAACGGCAGCAGATTACAATCAGGTGAATGACCAAGTTACGTTTATCGACAACCATGATATGGATCGGTTCAAAACAAGTGCCGTCAACAACCGTCGTCTGGAACAGGCGCTGGCCTTCACGCTGACTTCACGCGGTGTACCTGCCATCTATTATGGTACCGAACAGTATCTGACAGGTAACGGTGACCCGGACAATCGGGCCAAAATGCCTTCTTTCTCCAAAACAACAACGGCCTTCAACGTCATCAGCAAGCTGGCGCCTCTTCGCAAATCCAATCCGGCGATTGCCTACGGCTCCACGCAGCAACGCTGGATCAATAATGACGTGTATATCTATGAACGCAAATTTGGCAAAAGTGTAGCTGTTGTTGCGGTGAACCGTAATCTCTCCACACCAGCGAGTATCGCGAATCTGAGCACTTCACTGCCAACAGGCAACTACACCGATGTACTTGGCGGCGCATTGAACGGTAATAACATCATTTCCACCAATGGTACCGTCTCTTCATTCACGCTTGCTGCCGGGGCAACCGCGGTCTGGCAGTATACAACAAGCGAAACAACACCAACGATTGGACATGTAGGTCCGGTGATGGGCAAACCAGGTAATGTTGTTACGATTAGTGGACGTGGATTTGGCTCCACCAAAGGTACCGTATACTTCGGTACAACAGCCGTTACTGGTGCAGCCATTACATCCTGGGAAGATACACAGATCAAAGTGACGATCCCGGCTGTTGCCGCAGGCAATTATGCTGTGAAAGTAGCTGCGAATGGCGTCAACAGCAATGCCTATAACAACTTCACCATCCTTACAGGTGATCAGGTTACTGTACGATTCGTCATTAACAACGCTTCCACCACACTGGGGCAGAACATCTATCTGACAGGTAATGTGGCAGAACTAGGCAACTGGAGTACGGGTACAACAGCTATTGGACCTGCATTCAATCAGGTTATCCACGCCTACCCAACTTGGTACTATGATGTGAGCGTTCCTGCCGGAAAACAACTGGAGTTCAAATTTTTCAAGAAAAATGGGGCAACCATTACGTGGGAAGGTGGTTCCAACCACACATTTACCACACCAGCCAGCGGTACAGCGACTGTAAATGTAAACTGGCAATAGAATATTCTGTCCACAAGTTAACCCGGAGTAGTTACGCTAACGCAGCGTATGCTCCGGGTTTTGTTTTATTTTGTTTTGTTTGACTTAGCCAGAATGCTTAGGTTCTTCATAAGCTGCGAAGATTACCTCTATCCCACTCTCTACCGATGTGTACATGTGGTTCAATCCATATCATGCATACTCCCTACTACGTTTTATTGATAGGTTCGAATCGACTTCAATGTTGTGGCTGCCAGAATACCTGTGGCCAACAGCAATATGCCCACGCCTTGCAGCACAGAAGCTGCCCCACTGATCTGCCAATACGGAGACAACCGTCAATCCCAGAATAGGCGCTGTACTGGTGATTGTTCCAACGACGCCATAGACCCTTCCTTGTAGCTCGTCCGGTACGGCTGTCCTCAGCATAATCTGGGTGAGCATCGTACAGCAGGCGAACATCGCTCCTCCGCTCACGATTAACGGCAACGCCATGATTGGTGAGGATACATTCGCCAAAAGAATATAGAGTGGGCCTAAAACAATCAGACCGATAAATACCCATCTTCCTCTTCGCTTCAATCGTTTTCCCGAAGCAATCAGCAGTGCAGAGCCCATCATATATCCAAGTGGAATACAGGTCTCAATTAATCCAAACTGTACCGGATTCGCCTCCCATACCTTAACTGCCATCACTTGAACCAGCATCATGGCTGACATGAAAAACAAGATTAGCACCGGATTGAGCAATACAATGGATCGAATCAGACGATTCCGATAGATATAGCCAAACGAACTACGCCATTCCTGAGCAAATGTGGTCTGCTGATGAACGGATCGCTGCACCTCTGGAAAACGCCCCGCCATCAGCACACAGATTGCGGACAACAGAAAGGTTGCGCCTGTGGTTAATATGGCGACGAATCCACCAAATGCAGCAACAGCAACGCCTGCCGCGGCTAGTCCGCTAATCCGGGCAAGATTATCCACCATGTGAATGGTTCCAGTCGCTTGCTGAATATGTTCTCTGCCAACCATGCTTGCTACAGAGGCATGGAATGCAGGTGCCTGAAACAGACTTGAAAACATGGATAGGGAGAGCAACAGCAGCACCACCGGGAATGGCACATGCCAAACGAATAAGCTAATCGCAATGAGTACAGCCATTACACCGCGAAAGACATCCGAAGCCAGCATCAGCTTCCTGCGATCCAATCGATCTGCAACCGTGCCCGCCACCGATCCAAAGAGGAAGCTGACAGCCATATTACAGATCTGTACAGCGGCCATGCTCTTCGCACTGCCTGTGGTCTGTAATACCCACAGACTGATTGCAATTCCATTGAAACAATCTCCAAAGACCGAGATGCCGTAGCCGTATAATATCCTCCGGAAGGTAACATTACGCCAAAGTGTCTGCGGCGTCTTGGCATTTTGCAATGCAGCTTGTCCTCCTTGATATCCCATAACCTCGGGCTCACTGGACGGGTTCATGCCCATACATCACGTTCCTCCCTAATCATGATTCGAGCCCCCATATGGAACCAGGCACTTCCGCAGCAATGGCTGTCGACAAAGACAGGACATTACGGAAGTGCCTGAGTTAAGTGAATGTTACGCTATCGCTGCTAATCATGCGTCGTTAGCTTGGCTGACGAGATTGTCCTTAGTCCTATAACATTTCTTCCTAACGTCTTCGTTTACCCTTTGGAAGCTCCTGCTGTCAGACCTTGAACAAGGAATCGTTGCAGGAACACAAACAGCAGCGTAATTGGAATGGCGATCAGAACTGCACCCGCGGCGAACATTGTAAAGTTACTGTCCTGATACCGGTTGACCAGATCCCACATGCCTACTGCAAGCGTCCAGTTCTCCTTCGTCCGCAACACCAGCCGGGCGAAGATAAAGTCCATCCATGCACCGGTAAAGCTGGTCAACGCCACATAGGTCAGCATCGGCTTGGATAAGGGCAGGATGATGCTGGTGAATACCCGCAGGTGACTCGCACCATCCATGCGTGCAGCTTCATCCAGACTGCGCGGGATGGTGTCAAAGAACCCTTTGACGATAAAGCCGCCCAGTACCGCTCCTGAAGAATAGACCAGGATGAGCGCAGCATGGGTATCAAGCAATTTAACTTGCAGCAAAATGATATAGATTGCAATCATGCTCATAAAGCTTGGGAACATGCCAAGGATCAGCATGGTGGAGAGAATCGTTTTACGTCCACGGAACCGGAAACGGGATAACGCATACATCCCGAGTGTCACCATCAGCGTGGAGAAAATCATTGTGAAAAAGGCTATTTTCAATGTATTCATATACCATCTGCCATACATAAAGGACGGGTTATTGAATAGCTCGCCGTAATGGGCAAGCGTGAAAGCTTCGGGCCATAATCGCTCACTGAACAATGCCGCACCGGGTCTCAGGGAAGAAAGAAAGATCCAGAGTACCGGATAGATGGAGACAACGGCGATCATCACCAGCAACACATAACTCAGGGCCAGACGCAGCGGATTATTACGAGTCTTCATTGAATCATGTCCTCCTCCTTGAATGATTTGGAGCGGCGGAAGTTCCAGATGGAGAATGAAGCGATGATGAGGAAGATAATAATCCCTACCGCTGATGCCATGTTGAATTTGTTATTGTCGAGCGTGAGCTTGTAGAGCCAGGTGACCAGCAGGTCTGTTGCCCCTGCATACTGGTAGTCTCCCCGCAACGGATTCCCGTTGGTCAGCAGGAAAATAACATTGAAGTTGTTGAAGTTCCCGGCAAACTGCATGATGAGCACCGGGGTC
Protein-coding sequences here:
- a CDS encoding alpha-amylase family glycosyl hydrolase; its protein translation is MFQMAKRVLLSTTLTLSLLAGGALPYMPASAIHADADTAVTNKQNFSTDVIYQIFTDRFLDGNPSNNPTGAAYDATCSNLKLYCGGDWQGLINKINDNYFSDLGVTALWISQPVENIFATINYGGVINTAYHGYWARDFKKTNPYFGTMADFQNLISTAHAKGIKIVIDFAPNHTSPAMETDTSFAENGKLYDNGNLVGGYTNDTNGYFHHNGGSDFSSLENGIYKNLYDLADLNHNNSTIDQYFKDAIKLWLDMGVDGIRVDAVKHMPLGWQKSWMSSIYAHKPVFTFGEWFLGSAASDADNTEFANESGMSLLDFRFNSAVRNVFRDNTSNMYALDSMITGTAADYNQVNDQVTFIDNHDMDRFKTSAVNNRRLEQALAFTLTSRGVPAIYYGTEQYLTGNGDPDNRAKMPSFSKTTTAFNVISKLAPLRKSNPAIAYGSTQQRWINNDVYIYERKFGKSVAVVAVNRNLSTPASIANLSTSLPTGNYTDVLGGALNGNNIISTNGTVSSFTLAAGATAVWQYTTSETTPTIGHVGPVMGKPGNVVTISGRGFGSTKGTVYFGTTAVTGAAITSWEDTQIKVTIPAVAAGNYAVKVAANGVNSNAYNNFTILTGDQVTVRFVINNASTTLGQNIYLTGNVAELGNWSTGTTAIGPAFNQVIHAYPTWYYDVSVPAGKQLEFKFFKKNGATITWEGGSNHTFTTPASGTATVNVNWQ
- a CDS encoding alpha/beta hydrolase-fold protein; translated protein: MSTHSVIECLEGIQASRLGNIRNIYVYLPPGYHEHTARRYPVLYVHAGQRAFGPSGPGNETWNIDQAADGLISSGQIESLIIVGITHVRPVTHNEFYHFIAPEREAVSVGCSGIAYEHFIIHELKPIIDHRYRTLPDKEDTGLLGSSAAALCTLHMGMRHPDVFGKLIMMSPFYVDVQLDETSESGLMEENMYRLPADIPIPSVRMWMDIGDMEGLFRPSQVRKVAHQLLERGATSGEELAFLEQQGACHQEGDWGARVHLPLLYMFGRVGRPTSIQLLGRGVIGLQGGMTVCINAQMHYESGLVRSLLHGNYTSSNPDVIQVRSSGELVPVGIGSASITLTVGELSTTRIYTVIPELSTHVEVCIHAEVAPDEDSGKQSMVAWA
- a CDS encoding sugar ABC transporter permease, with amino-acid sequence MKTRNNPLRLALSYVLLVMIAVVSIYPVLWIFLSSLRPGAALFSERLWPEAFTLAHYGELFNNPSFMYGRWYMNTLKIAFFTMIFSTLMVTLGMYALSRFRFRGRKTILSTMLILGMFPSFMSMIAIYIILLQVKLLDTHAALILVYSSGAVLGGFIVKGFFDTIPRSLDEAARMDGASHLRVFTSIILPLSKPMLTYVALTSFTGAWMDFIFARLVLRTKENWTLAVGMWDLVNRYQDSNFTMFAAGAVLIAIPITLLFVFLQRFLVQGLTAGASKG
- a CDS encoding MFS transporter, translated to MGMNPSSEPEVMGYQGGQAALQNAKTPQTLWRNVTFRRILYGYGISVFGDCFNGIAISLWVLQTTGSAKSMAAVQICNMAVSFLFGSVAGTVADRLDRRKLMLASDVFRGVMAVLIAISLFVWHVPFPVVLLLLSLSMFSSLFQAPAFHASVASMVGREHIQQATGTIHMVDNLARISGLAAAGVAVAAFGGFVAILTTGATFLLSAICVLMAGRFPEVQRSVHQQTTFAQEWRSSFGYIYRNRLIRSIVLLNPVLILFFMSAMMLVQVMAVKVWEANPVQFGLIETCIPLGYMMGSALLIASGKRLKRRGRWVFIGLIVLGPLYILLANVSSPIMALPLIVSGGAMFACCTMLTQIMLRTAVPDELQGRVYGVVGTITSTAPILGLTVVSVLADQWGSFCAARRGHIAVGHRYSGSHNIEVDSNLSIKRSREYA